In Kwoniella newhampshirensis strain CBS 13917 chromosome 2, whole genome shotgun sequence, one DNA window encodes the following:
- a CDS encoding cytidine deaminase: MAYPLSPPALDQLFTAALKYRERAYAPYSHFRVGAALLTTDGTIFGGCNVENASYGGAICAERTAMTKAVSEGSKSFLAVAVVSDIPTPDCSPCGICRQFLREFLDPHTPIYLLGGAYPLGDIPNFLSHLESEEAKKYVVTMTMDEVLPNSFGPDHLGLRAASKKG, translated from the exons ATGGCCTATCCACTCAGCCCTCCCGCTCTGGACCAGCTCTTCACAGCCGCCCTGAAAT ACCGAGAACGCGCCTACGCCCCCTACTCTCATTTCAG AGTTGGAGCGGCTTTGCTGACCACTGACGGAACCATCTTTGGTGGATGCAACGTCGAGAATGCCTCTTACG GTGGTGCCATATGCGCTGAAAGGACCGCCATGACCAAGGCAGTG AGCGAGGGGAGCAAGAGTTTCCTTGCGGTGGCTGTCGTCTC TGATATTCCCACACCCGACTGTTCACCATGCGGTATCTGTCGTCAGTTCCTCCGTGAATTTCTGGATCCCCACACACCGATCTACCTCCTCGGTGGTGCCTATCCTCTCGGCGATATCCCCAATTTCCTTTCGCATCTCGAGAGCGAAGAAGCCAAGAAGTACgtggtgacgatgacaaTGGATGAGGTTCTGCCGAATTCATTTGGACCAGATCACTTGGGTCTGCGTGCAGCttcgaagaagggatga
- a CDS encoding GTP-binding protein YchF yields the protein MPPKKKTEEVKKIILGRPGNNLKIGIVGLPNVGKSSFFNTLSKTDLGKAANFPYATIDPEEARIPVPDERFDWLVSLYKPQNKIPAFLTCIDIAGLTAGASTGAGLGNAFLSHVRAVDGIFQVVRAFDDAEVIHVEGDVDPLRDMQIISTELRLKDIEWVEKELDRLRKGSKNLGSVSLADKAKKEEMNTVEKILKILVEDNMDVRKGNWTNKEVEVINGLTLLTAKPITYLVNLSERDFVRKKNKWLPKIKAWIDENNPGDSLIPFSVALEERLVSMSEEEQAAEGETLGLGKNPSALGKITTAGYASLELIRYFTCGPQEVRAWTIRKGTKAPQAAGVIHSDFENKFICGEIMAYEDLKENGSEAGVKAAGKLRQQGKPYEVVDGDICYWKSGQ from the exons ATGCCCCctaagaagaagacagaagaggtcaagaagatTATCTTGGGCCGACCTGGTAACAACTTGAAG ATTGGTATCGTCGGTCTTCCCAACGTCGGTAAATCATCCTTTTTCAACACCCTTTCCAAGACCGATCTAGGTAAGGCTGCCAACTTCCCTTATGCTAccat CGACCCCGAGGAGGCTCGTATCCCTGTTCCTGACGAGCGATTCGACTGGCTTGTCTCCCTCTACAAACCTCAAAACAAGATCCCCGCATTCTTGACATGTATCGATATCGCCGGTCTGACCGCTGGTGCCTCCACCGGTGCAGGTCTCGGTAACGCGTTCTTGTCACACGTTCGAGCTGTCGACGGTATCTTCCAGGTCGTCCGAGCGTTCGATGACGCCGAGGTCATCCACGTCGAGGGTGATGTCGACCCTCTGCGAGACATGCAGATCATCAGTACCGAGTTGAGGTTAAAGGACATCGAgtgggtggagaaggagttggaTAGGCTGAGGAAGGGAAGCAAGAATCTGGGTAGTGTCTCCTTGGCCGACaaggccaagaaggaggagatg AACACTGTTGAAAAGATTTTGAAGATTCTGGTCGAGGACAACATGGACGTACGAAAAGGTAACTGGACCaacaaggag GTCGAGGTCATCAACGGTCTCACCCTCCTTACCGCCAAACCTATCACCTACCTTGTCAACCTTTCTGAGCGAGACTTTGTCCGAAAGAAGAACAAATGGCTCCCCAAGATCAAGGCTTGGATCGATGAGAACAACCCCGGTGACTCCCTTATTCCATTCTCGGTTGCTCTTGAGGAGAGACTAGTCAGCATGTCCGAGGAGGAGCAAGCTGCTGAGGGCGAGACTTTGGGTTTGGGCAAAAACCCTAGTGCTCTGGGGAAGATCACCACTGCCGGCTACGCGTCTTTGGAATTGATCCGATACTTcactt GTGGTCCTCAAGAGGTTCGAGCATGGACTATCCGAAAGGGTACCAAGGCTCCTCAAGCAGCCGGTGTTATTCA CTCCGACTTCGAGAACAAGTTCATCTGTGGTGAAATCATGGCGTACGAGGATCTCAAGGAGAACGGTTCTGAAGCGGGTGTCAAGGCTGCTGGTAAGCTCAGACAACAAGGAAAGCCATATGAAGTGGTCGACGGAGACATCTGTTACTGGAAGTCTGGTCAGTag
- a CDS encoding pantothenate kinase codes for MPTQTQMPDISIPQARRIAVDTTGAQIVQEESPATRDSRGIYLPHYIEPVSHIAIDIGGSLAKVVYFTRSNLPISTTPPASGHSSPFLPPSQSLIQPPPIASSSRRSSDESPALNPHSHAPFDPSPPEHRRPTVNGALTPGVLHADYQTSTTPPPVRASRSSISSHPKLRRSSLPPPLPGGLLNFARFETDNIEGLITFLQELISTSAAANRVSLEKMKRNVKVMATGGGAHKYYDQLRSELGVEVRREEEMECLILGLGFVTRVPEEVFWFSEELVYKVSHPESSTAVNTAHLTIPASELPRPSPTPPAYQVTFAPTPSSKDLAPHFPCLIVNIGSGVSIVKVDEDGRFERVSGTSLGGGTLWGLLSLLTDADSFDEMLMLSEQGDNSAVDMLVGDIYGSDYSKIGLKSSTIASSFGKVFKKGSTPGQRKKTFKQEDIARSLLYAISNNIGHVAYMNAAKYGLDKVFFGGCFIRGHAATISTLSYAIRFWSKGTMRACFLRHEGFLGAIGAWIKNVDKVEEADNGNAVSNEDETTQD; via the exons ATGCCGACCCAGACTCAAATGCCGGATATCTCGATTCCTCAGGCGAGGAGGATTGCGGTAGATACGACAGGAGCTCAAATTGTGCAAGAAGAGTCGCCTGCA ACAAGAGACTCAAGAGGTATCTATCTACCACACTATATCGAACCAGTGTCGCATATCGCTATCGAC ATTGGAGGATCCCTCGCAAAGGTCGTCTATTTCACCCGATCAAATTTACCGATATCTACAACTCCCCCCGCTTCCGGGCACTCTTCAccttttcttcctccttctcaatcCCTCATTCAACCCCCGCCCATCGCCTCTTCATCCCGTCGCTCATCCGATGAGTCTCCGGCTTTGAATCCTCACTCACACGCGCCTTTCGACCCCTCACCGCCTGAACATCGACGTCCGACAGTCAACGGTGCTTTGACCCCGGGTGTCCTTCATGCGGATTATCAGACTTCTACGACCCCACCACCAGTCAGAGCTTCCCGGTCATCCATCAGCTCACATCCGAAACTTCGTCGTTCCTCTTTGCCTCCGCCTCTGCCGGGAGGACTCCTCAACTTTGCCCGCTTTGAAACCGATAATATTGAAGGGTTGATCACATTCTTACAAGAACTGATTTCCACATCGGCTGCAGCCAACCGAGTGTCTCTAGAAAAGATGAAGCGGAACGTCAAGGTGATGGCAACTGGCGGAGGAGCACACAAGTATTATGATCAACTTAGATCAGAGCTCGGCGTGGAGGTGcgacgggaagaagagatggaatgTCTGATATTGGGCCTCGGCTTCGTCACACGAGTTCCTGAAGAAGTGTTCTGGTTTTCCGAAGAGTTGGTCTACAAAGTGTCCCATCCCGAATCGTCAACAGCTGTCAATACAGCTCACCTCACGATACCTGCTTCGGAACTACCACGACCTTCACCCACACCCCCGGCCTACCAAGTGACCTTTGCGCCTACACCTTCGAGCAAAGATTTGGCGCCACATTTCCCTTGCCTTATAGTTAACATCGGGAGTGGCGTGAGTATAgtcaaggtcgatgaggacggAAGATTTGAGCGAGTGAGCGGGACATCATTAGGTGGAGGAACTTTGTGGGGCCTGCTGAGCCTCCTGACGGATGCGGATAGTTTTGATG AAATGCTCATGCTCTCTGAGCAAGGTGACAATTCGGCAGTTGATATGCTCGTGGGAGACATATACGGATCGGACTACAGCAAGATTGGTCTCAAGTCCTCCACCATCGCATCGTCATTTGGGAAGGTCTTCAAGAAAGGCTCGACACCCGGTCAACGAAAGAAGACCTTTAAACAGGAAGATATTGCCAGAAGTCTCTTGTATGCCATCAGTAACAATATAGGACATGTCGC ATATATGAACGCTGCGAAGTACGGTCTGGACAAGGTCTTTTTTGGGGGATGTTTCATCCGGG GCCACGCGGCTACCATATCTACGCTTTCATATGCTATTCGGTTCTGGAGCAaggggacgatgagggcTTGTTTTCTCCGGCATGAAGGCTTCCT GGGAGCAATTGGCGCTTGGATCAAGAATGTGGACAAGGTAGAGGAGGCAGACAACGGTAATGCCGTGTCgaacgaagatgagacgaCGCAGGACTAG
- a CDS encoding DNA replication complex GINS protein PSF2 — MALPKTLQPGLTPDELTFLAEEETIDIVPLFSMTRVRLLGGIYGPFQPPSASRVPLWLALSLKRKRKCRIVPPEWLSVERLTGILKDEKENAEGFERLSTRFIETSKVLLDVASDDLSQPSILRSLLKDLREVRQAKIRIGLQSEGVMRGSYLQVTNLTPLELSELKPFLVKAMTMMQSLEPRQEEDEQDDAGQGLGVGNGYGEED; from the exons ATGGCTCTACCGAAGACACTACAGCCGGGACTGACACCTGACGAGCTCACGTTCttggcagaggaggaaacaATCGATATAGTTCCTCTATTCTCCATGACCAGAGTCCGGTTACTTGGC GGTATATATGGACCATTCCAACCGCCTTCTGCATCTCGAGTACCTCTCTGGCTGGCTCTTTCGCTCAAACGCAAACGGAAATGCAGGATCGTACCTCCTGAATGGCTATCGGTGGAGAGATTGACCGGGATCTtgaaagatgagaaggagaatgcGGAAGGGTTCGAAAGGTTATCAACACGATTCATAGAGACTAGTAAGGTGTTGCTTGACGT GGCTTCCGACGATCTCTCACAACCTTCAATATTACGTTCGTTGCTCAAAGATCTGAGAGAAGTGAGACAAGCGAAGATCAGAATAGGTCTTCAGAGCGAAGGTGTCATGCGAGGCAGTTATTTACAA GTCACGAATCTCACACCGTTGGAATTGAGCGAGCTGAAACCGTTCTTGGTCAAAGccatgacgatgatgcagaGTCTAGAACctcgacaagaagaagacgagcaGGATGATGCAGGTCAGGGTTTGGGGGTTGGGAATGGGTatggcgaagaggattAG